The sequence below is a genomic window from Thioalkalivibrio sp. ALJ12.
AGGAGCCCATCGGCACCGGGTTATCCAGGAGGTCATCCGGTTGCGCGAGCCGAAACGGGCCGTCGGCAAAGCCGGCATGGCTGCATACGGCGTCGAACACGATCTGCGCCATCCCGTGGCGGGTATCGGCCTGCCCGGGGAAATGCTCGCGAATCGGCAGAACGAGGTGGGCCTGACCGAGCGGCTGCGCCCAGACGGCCTGGCGCCGTGCCCAGAGCGTAACGGCGCGGACCCACTGGCGGGCCTCGGTGTCGGGTTCGGGGGCGCGCTGGAACAGACGCGGGATCAGCGAGAGCATCGTGGGAGGCTGGTTTGGGTGCCCCTCCATTGTGCGCCAGGGCGGGGCGTTTTGCAGGCCCTTAAGGAAACACTGTTCAGTGTTCCCTTAAAGCAAAAAGGCCCGGACCGAGCGGCCCGGGCCTTGCCATATTGCGGACCTAGTTGAAGGCCTCGCCGGGCTTGACGCCCATGGCCTTCAGGATCATGGCCAGCGGGCAGAAGCCGGTGAATGCCGACTGCAGCAGGTTGAAGCCGACGAACAGGGTCAGCAGCAGCCACCAGGGGCTGAACACCCAGGCCAGGATGGCACTGATGATGACGACGGTGCCGGCAAAGGCGAGGACAATGCGATCGATGCTCATGGGGGATTCTCCCGGGTTATCTATTAGACAACTCTAATATGTGCCCGCAGACACAGAAATACAAGGGCCCACTGGTCGGTGGGTCCGCACACGTGCCGGAACAGGTCGGTTCAGTGGAAGATCTCGCCGGGCTTCATGCCCAGGCTCTTCAGCACCATGGCCAGCGGGCAGAATCCGGTAAAGGCGGACTGGATCAGGTGGACGCCGATAAAGATCGTCAGCAGCAGCCACCATCCACTGGCGGCCCAGGTCAGCAGGGCACTGATCAGTACAACGATCCCGGCAAACACCAGGAAAAAGCGATCAAGCGTCATGGACGGTCCCTCCCTTGCGTCCGTTGTT
It includes:
- a CDS encoding DUF2892 domain-containing protein, with translation MSIDRIVLAFAGTVVIISAILAWVFSPWWLLLTLFVGFNLLQSAFTGFCPLAMILKAMGVKPGEAFN
- a CDS encoding DUF2892 domain-containing protein, with the translated sequence MTLDRFFLVFAGIVVLISALLTWAASGWWLLLTIFIGVHLIQSAFTGFCPLAMVLKSLGMKPGEIFH